The window GATTTAGGCTTGGTAAAGGCGGATCGATCGAGGAGCTCTGACCACGGACGGCTACGAGATAGACTACCACGAACCGTTTCGGTTACGCCGTTGACGAAGGCACGGACGGCTGGAGGCTGCGACTCCACCACAGCGGTAACGATCGGTGGCTGAGTTGTGGTGGCCGTTGCGGTGGTGGAAACCGGGAGCACATGGGGATCTGTGGACACCATTCTATTTTCGAGATGAAGAGATCCAAGACCAGGAATGGGACACGATCGATTTGAAGATGGAGACGTTTTTTCCACCTATTCAACGCTCGCCTAGTGTTGTGTATTTATAGGTTTACAGTTACGCGTATTTCAACTTTGATTTTCTATTTGCTTCATCTGATAGATGATCCATTTTTAAATTAAAGTGACCATTTGctgtatttaatttttagtttacaCATTATTCTAATGTAATTCTTCTTAATTACTTAAGCTAAGTGCATTTGACCATTAATGTTCCAGTGATAGGAAGTTTCCTTAATAAATGTTAAACAATGCCGTCATAGTACAAGTAGAAGAGGGTTACCGATAACACAGTAGTGTTACACTTCCGACCTTAATTGACTTATGATGATCTAACCAACGGTAGAAATGATAAACTTCTTAAACCATTTTTTACTCTAATACTACAAAATAGCATCATAAAACATAACTGTTATTTCTTAATGCAACTCCACCAAACGTTAAGACATGTTTACAACGAGAAATAGTTCAAGAGTTACTTGATCGATGAGAGTAGATTCATAGAAGCAATAAAATACGTTCATACATTGCAAGGCAATCACATTTATCTCTCACCTGCCACGGAATTAGAGAGTGCCCCCGTTCCAACCAAAGAAGGATCCCTGCAAGAAGAAccagaagagaaaagaaatgtgtGATTTGATATATCAGGTAGGTCATAAGGCATAAACACTCTAGATGAGATGATGCCCGTTAGAGAACAGATTTAGATAAGTAGAACCTCGTATAtaactcaaaacaaacaatagtGTGGGTGTAAAGATTGGTTTAGAATTGTGGAAACAGTTTCTGCAATTGATCTAATTGTTTATAGGTCTGTCTTATGATGAACTTACACACAAAAGATGTAATTGTTCCCTATTCGTGACCTAGTAGTGCTGGTGTAAAGCGTGTAAACACTGTGCATATTCTTGACTTTGATGGGCCTAGAGAGACAACGAACAATGAAAATGAGACATGGACGACGGAACTCATCACATGACATTTTGATTATGTTATGTTACTCcaccaaacaaaacaagttttcAGGGAAAGAATTGCTTGCCTTGGTGTCATAAAACTTGAGGAAGAATCGAGACTTGGGCACTGATAGCTTAGTCTCGAGAATGGCGGAAACAGCAGCGCTTAGCTTCTTGTTCACATCAGCATTAAGGCCACCAATAGAGACTAATTCACCATAAGCTGCAGGATCCTCGGTCCCACCAAATGCCATAGGCACTGAGCCTTTCAACACAATCATCACATACTgcaaattacaacaacaacaacaacaacaacaaaatagtgCAGTCAGATAatgatcttaaaaaaaaaagaacacagcAGGAGAAAAAGATTTAAACATCACTAATATAAACCAAGCAATCTTCAACGCAgaccaatatttttgtttctcttttgaaaACACAACTTGAGCAATGAGAATTACAAGGGGTCAGCAATAGCCTAGAGACATTGTggtaaaaaaatacaaaaaaacaacccCCACATCCAATTTTGCAATCGATTT is drawn from Camelina sativa cultivar DH55 chromosome 8, Cs, whole genome shotgun sequence and contains these coding sequences:
- the LOC104709013 gene encoding macrophage migration inhibitory factor homolog isoform X2; translated protein: MPCLNLSTNVNLDGVDTSSILSEASSTVAKIIGKPENYVMIVLKGSVPMAFGGTEDPAAYGELVSIGGLNADVNKKLSAAVSAILETKLSVPKSRFFLKFYDTKGSFFGWNGGTL
- the LOC104709013 gene encoding macrophage migration inhibitory factor homolog isoform X1, translating into MPCLNLSTNVNLDGVDTSSILSEASSTVAKIIGKPENYVMIVLKGSVPMAFGGTEDPAAYGELVSIGGLNADVNKKLSAAVSAILETKLSVPKSRFFLKFYDTKAHQSQEYAQCLHALHQHY